From the genome of Spirochaetae bacterium HGW-Spirochaetae-1, one region includes:
- a CDS encoding transcriptional regulator: protein MKLIIAYIQPDKLTDVKDALAKADVRKMSVTNSLGCGQQGGYTETYRGVDIDVNLLKKVRIEIAVNEDFVKKTVDAIIEGARTGNIGDGKIFVVDLPQCIRIRTGEEGSAAIG from the coding sequence ATGAAACTTATAATAGCATATATTCAACCCGATAAGCTGACCGACGTCAAGGATGCCCTGGCTAAAGCTGACGTAAGAAAAATGTCCGTTACCAACTCACTGGGATGCGGACAGCAGGGAGGGTATACAGAAACATATCGCGGTGTAGATATCGATGTCAATCTTCTTAAGAAAGTGCGAATTGAAATCGCCGTGAATGAGGATTTTGTCAAAAAAACCGTCGATGCCATCATTGAAGGTGCCAGGACCGGCAATATCGGCGATGGTAAAATATTTGTCGTGGACCTTCCCCAGTGCATACGGATACGCACCGGAGAAGAGGGTTCAGCGGCTATAGGATAA
- a CDS encoding ammonium transporter, giving the protein MKMTRRILFAAGMLMVLSLSLFAQSAEPAAAAEEAIKPINVVWTLVAAFLVFFMQAGFAMVEVGFTRAKNAGNIIMKNLMDFAVGSIAFFVIGFGLMYGESIAGFIGSSKFMLSSASPETSSGLWEYAYWLFQAVFAATAATIVSGSMAERTKFVAYLLYSLIISAVIYPISGHWIWGGGWLAKMGFIDFAGSTVVHSVGGWAALMGAILLGARIGKYSPSGAPKAIPGHNIPLASLGVFILWFGWFGFNPGSTVAGDNLSIGFIAVNTNLAAAAGAIVAMMTIWIKNGKPDVSMSLNGALAGLVAITAGCAAVSPTSSIIIGAIAGFVVVVVVEFIDFKLKIDDPVGAISVHGVSGALGTLLVGVFAEAKFAGAGINGLLYGGGFKLLGIQAVGVFSVMAWVVVTMGIIFFIIKKTIGLRVSREEELRGLDIDEHGMEAYPSFQIFSTQ; this is encoded by the coding sequence ATGAAAATGACACGACGTATACTGTTTGCAGCTGGTATGCTGATGGTTTTATCTCTGTCTCTGTTTGCACAGAGTGCTGAACCGGCTGCAGCTGCGGAAGAGGCAATCAAGCCCATCAATGTCGTTTGGACTCTGGTTGCGGCATTTCTGGTTTTTTTCATGCAGGCCGGATTTGCCATGGTTGAGGTGGGATTTACCCGGGCCAAGAATGCCGGTAATATCATCATGAAAAATCTCATGGATTTCGCCGTTGGATCGATTGCTTTTTTCGTTATCGGTTTTGGACTCATGTACGGTGAATCCATTGCCGGCTTTATTGGTAGCAGCAAATTCATGCTTTCATCAGCCTCACCTGAAACATCCAGCGGATTGTGGGAATATGCTTACTGGCTGTTCCAGGCCGTATTTGCTGCAACGGCAGCAACGATTGTTTCGGGCAGCATGGCGGAACGGACAAAGTTTGTCGCCTATCTGCTTTACAGTCTCATTATCAGTGCCGTGATTTATCCCATTTCCGGTCACTGGATATGGGGCGGTGGATGGCTGGCTAAAATGGGATTTATCGACTTTGCCGGCTCAACGGTTGTTCACTCCGTAGGTGGATGGGCCGCTCTCATGGGAGCCATACTCCTCGGTGCCCGTATAGGAAAATACTCGCCTTCAGGAGCACCTAAGGCCATTCCAGGGCATAACATTCCCCTGGCATCTCTTGGTGTTTTTATTCTATGGTTCGGCTGGTTCGGTTTCAACCCGGGAAGCACTGTGGCGGGTGACAACCTGTCTATCGGCTTCATAGCCGTTAATACTAATCTGGCAGCGGCAGCAGGCGCCATTGTAGCCATGATGACTATCTGGATTAAGAACGGCAAGCCCGATGTCAGTATGAGCCTGAATGGCGCACTGGCAGGCCTGGTGGCAATCACAGCCGGTTGTGCGGCAGTTTCTCCCACGAGTTCTATTATCATAGGCGCAATTGCCGGTTTTGTCGTTGTTGTTGTCGTTGAGTTCATAGATTTCAAACTGAAGATTGACGACCCTGTCGGTGCTATTTCAGTTCACGGTGTTTCAGGCGCGCTGGGAACCCTTCTGGTGGGTGTCTTTGCCGAGGCAAAATTCGCCGGAGCGGGGATTAATGGTCTTCTCTATGGCGGCGGTTTCAAGCTGCTGGGCATCCAGGCTGTGGGCGTATTTTCTGTCATGGCATGGGTTGTGGTGACCATGGGGATCATATTCTTTATTATTAAGAAAACCATAGGTCTCAGGGTTTCCAGGGAAGAAGAACTGCGTGGGCTTGATATCGACGAACACGGTATGGAAGCTTATCCGTCATTCCAGATATTCAGTACTCAGTAA
- a CDS encoding HAD family hydrolase: MKPCAVIFDLDGTLINSLGDIADTMNHILAINNLPVHEEDQYRYFIGDGLQNLIIRSLPEDYRSDKFVSEMHRAYGVEYRKRCLFKTRPYPGIVTMLETLSMKGIKMAVLSNKSDEFTRYMVSELFPDNFFSAVMGSRNDTPRKPDPAGALMLAKQCEIEPACCLFIGDSNIDMRTGTNAGMLPVGVLWGFRTEQELRDGGAGSIVTHPGEIMSFFP, encoded by the coding sequence ATGAAACCATGTGCTGTTATCTTTGATCTGGACGGAACTCTCATCAATTCATTGGGTGATATTGCCGATACCATGAACCACATACTGGCGATAAACAATCTGCCGGTGCATGAAGAGGATCAATATCGCTATTTTATCGGCGATGGGCTTCAAAATCTCATCATACGATCATTGCCGGAAGATTATAGAAGTGACAAATTTGTATCAGAGATGCATCGGGCTTACGGGGTTGAATACCGGAAAAGATGTCTTTTTAAAACCAGGCCCTATCCGGGAATAGTAACCATGCTCGAGACATTATCCATGAAGGGAATAAAAATGGCTGTCCTATCGAACAAGTCCGATGAATTCACCCGATATATGGTTTCTGAGCTCTTTCCCGATAATTTTTTTTCCGCGGTCATGGGTTCCAGAAACGATACTCCGAGAAAACCTGACCCTGCAGGGGCTCTCATGCTGGCGAAACAATGCGAAATTGAACCTGCATGCTGCCTTTTCATCGGGGATTCCAATATTGATATGCGTACCGGCACAAATGCAGGAATGCTGCCGGTGGGAGTTCTCTGGGGATTCCGCACGGAGCAGGAACTCAGGGATGGCGGTGCAGGAAGTATTGTTACTCATCCAGGGGAAATAATGAGTTTTTTCC